Below is a genomic region from Terriglobia bacterium.
CGTTCGAGCTGAGCTCGGCCATCTTGAGTCAGACCCCTCTGCCGCTTACGACGGGACGGACAGGCCCGCTGCCGCCTGGGTTGATAACGATCATCGAGCGGTGTCTGGAGAAGGAGCCGGATCGACGCTACCAGCACTGCGCGGAGGTACGGGCAGCACTGGAGGCGGTTCAATCAAGCGGCGACGTTCCGGCCTGGGTGGGCAAAAGGCGTGGGCTATCTCGCAGGGCATGGTTAGCGCTGGCGGCGGTGCTGGGCGTAGCCTCGGTCACCATCATTGCGGTTCTGACGGGCCTGAACCTCGAGGGTGTACGCAATCGACTGATTGGCACTTTGGGGGCACCGAGGTTTCGCTCGCTGTCCGTCCTGCCGATGGCGAACCTCTCCGGCGACAGCGCGCAGGAGGACTTCGCGGACGGGATGACCGAAGAACTGATCACGGTTCTCTCGAAGATCAAAGGCCTGAGGGTGACCGCACGGACGTCGGCAATGAAGTTCAAAGGGACCAATCAGACGCCGCAGGAGATCGCCAGTGCCTTAAATGTGGAGGCAGTGCTTACGGGATCGGTGATGCGCGAGGCCAGCCGCGTGCGCGTAACTGCCCAGTTGTATGAGGCGGCAACGGGCCAGCAGTTGTGGGCTGATAGGTACGAGCGAGAGTTCGCCAGTGTTTTGGCGCTTCAGAGCGAATTGGCGCGGGCGGTCGCAGGGGCGATCAAGGTCAGGCTTACGCCGGAGGAAGAATCGCGTCTCGCCAGTGCTCGCCAAGTTGACTCCGCAGCCTACGAGGCCTATCTGAGGGGTATGTCCCACCTGAACAAGGGAACACTGTCGGAAGCCAAAACGGGGCTGACGTACTTCCAGGAGGCCGTAGATAAGGATCCGGCGGATCCGTTGGCGAACGCCGGGCTGGCATTGGGCTATTGCGAGATAGCTCACAGTGCCGAAGCCCAGGAGGACTCTTTGGTAAAAGCAAAGGCTGCCGCAGCGACCGCGCTCAAACTGGACAACACGTTTGCCGAGGTCTACGCAGCCAGGGCTATGGTCGAAGGCTACAAGGAATGGAACTGGGATGCTGCCTTTCGGGACTTCGATCGCGCCCTGGATATCAATCCCAGCCTAGCCGAGGCCTATTTTCACCGTGCGTGGCTTCATGTTCTCTTCGGCCATATGGAGCAAGCCGAACAAGACCAAAAAAGAGCTTGGGAATTGAATCCGTTCGCTCCAGAGGTACGCAGTCATTTGGGACTA
It encodes:
- a CDS encoding protein kinase, producing the protein MIGNTISHYRIISKLGQGGMGEVFLADDTSLHRKVALKFLPPEMQKDPTARKRFIREARSAAALDHPYICHINEVAESDGRDFIVMEHVDGHSLKDKLVMGPLPLKDTLQITIEVAEALEAAHGKGIIHRDIKPANIMLTQTGHAKVMDFGLAKQLVPSGGMESTKETITALTSDGTTVGTLAYMSPEQLRSQAVDSRSDIWAVGVTLYEMATGARPFQGRTPFELSSAILSQTPLPLTTGRTGPLPPGLITIIERCLEKEPDRRYQHCAEVRAALEAVQSSGDVPAWVGKRRGLSRRAWLALAAVLGVASVTIIAVLTGLNLEGVRNRLIGTLGAPRFRSLSVLPMANLSGDSAQEDFADGMTEELITVLSKIKGLRVTARTSAMKFKGTNQTPQEIASALNVEAVLTGSVMREASRVRVTAQLYEAATGQQLWADRYEREFASVLALQSELARAVAGAIKVRLTPEEESRLASARQVDSAAYEAYLRGMSHLNKGTLSEAKTGLTYFQEAVDKDPADPLANAGLALGYCEIAHSAEAQEDSLVKAKAAAATALKLDNTFAEVYAARAMVEGYKEWNWDAAFRDFDRALDINPSLAEAYFHRAWLHVLFGHMEQAEQDQKRAWELNPFAPEVRSHLGLLYAYEGRYEEATAEALKSIEMAPEYPLGYAFLANTYQLRGMYDDAIAASRKAGELSSTYRWHVGPIYAAAGRREEARKLLAELNQQKPTPFNVTWRFQICIALGDMDEAFRWLGYEPHHAWVPWITVNPAFATLRKDSHFPELLRRMNLPPLPASGSR